A section of the Sander vitreus isolate 19-12246 chromosome 19, sanVit1, whole genome shotgun sequence genome encodes:
- the tspan5a gene encoding tetraspanin-5a isoform X2 gives MSGNHYKGNEVSCCIKYFIFGFNILFWLLGMALVGIGLWAWSEKGVLSNISSITDLGGLDPVWLFMVVGGVMFILGFAGCIGALRENTFLLKFFSVFLGIIFFLELTTGILAFVFKDWIKDQLNLFINNNIRAYRDDIDLQNLIDFTQEYWECCGAFGADDWNLNIYFNCTDGNPSREKCGVPFSCCTKDPAEDVINTQCGYDIRAKPDSEQKDYINVKGCVPQFEKWLQDNLTLVAGIFIGVALLQIFGICLAQNLVSDIEAVQASCFFT, from the exons ATGTCGGGGAATCATTACAAAGGCAACGAAGTCAGCTGCTGCATCAAATACTTCATTTTTGGATTCAACATCCTGTTTTGG CTCCTGGGCATGGCCTTAGTTGGAATTGGACTGTGGGCATGGAGTGAGAAG GGAGTCCTGTCCAACATCTCGTCCATCACAGACCTGGGGGGCCTGGACCCAGTCTGGCTCTTCATGGTGGTCGGGGGGGTCATGTTCATTCTGGGCTTTGCAGGATGCATTGGTGCACTGCGGGAGAACACCTTTCTACTAAAGTTT TTCTCGGTGTTTCTGGGAATCATCTTTTTCTTGGAGCTGACGACGGGAATCCTGGCATTTGTCTTCAAGGACTGGATCAAAGACCAGCTCAACCTGTTCATCAACAATAACATCCGGGCGTACCGCGACGACATCGATCTACAGAACCTCATCGACTTCACTCAGGAATAT TGGGAGTGCTGTGGTGCGTTTGGGGCAGACGACTGGAACCTGAACATCTATTTTAACTGTACTGATGGGAATCCCAGTCGGGAAAAGTGTGGAGTTCCCTTCTCCTGCTGCACAAAGGACCCAGCG GAGGATGTAATAAACACTCAGTGTGGATATGACATTCGAGCTAAACCA GACTCGGAGCAGAAGGACTACATCAATGTGAAGGGCTGCGTGCCGCAGTTTGAGAAGTGGCTGCAGGACAACCTCACCTTGGTGGCTGGGATCTTTATTGGAGTTGCACTACTGCAG ATTTTTGGGATTTGTTTGGCCCAAAACTTAGTGAGTGACATCGAAGCTGTGCAGGCGAGCTG TTTCTTTACCTGA
- the tspan5a gene encoding tetraspanin-5a isoform X1 encodes MSGNHYKGNEVSCCIKYFIFGFNILFWLLGMALVGIGLWAWSEKGVLSNISSITDLGGLDPVWLFMVVGGVMFILGFAGCIGALRENTFLLKFFSVFLGIIFFLELTTGILAFVFKDWIKDQLNLFINNNIRAYRDDIDLQNLIDFTQEYWECCGAFGADDWNLNIYFNCTDGNPSREKCGVPFSCCTKDPAEDVINTQCGYDIRAKPDSEQKDYINVKGCVPQFEKWLQDNLTLVAGIFIGVALLQIFGICLAQNLVSDIEAVQASWVPPPLSMRRLPPHSSKKASAYYS; translated from the exons ATGTCGGGGAATCATTACAAAGGCAACGAAGTCAGCTGCTGCATCAAATACTTCATTTTTGGATTCAACATCCTGTTTTGG CTCCTGGGCATGGCCTTAGTTGGAATTGGACTGTGGGCATGGAGTGAGAAG GGAGTCCTGTCCAACATCTCGTCCATCACAGACCTGGGGGGCCTGGACCCAGTCTGGCTCTTCATGGTGGTCGGGGGGGTCATGTTCATTCTGGGCTTTGCAGGATGCATTGGTGCACTGCGGGAGAACACCTTTCTACTAAAGTTT TTCTCGGTGTTTCTGGGAATCATCTTTTTCTTGGAGCTGACGACGGGAATCCTGGCATTTGTCTTCAAGGACTGGATCAAAGACCAGCTCAACCTGTTCATCAACAATAACATCCGGGCGTACCGCGACGACATCGATCTACAGAACCTCATCGACTTCACTCAGGAATAT TGGGAGTGCTGTGGTGCGTTTGGGGCAGACGACTGGAACCTGAACATCTATTTTAACTGTACTGATGGGAATCCCAGTCGGGAAAAGTGTGGAGTTCCCTTCTCCTGCTGCACAAAGGACCCAGCG GAGGATGTAATAAACACTCAGTGTGGATATGACATTCGAGCTAAACCA GACTCGGAGCAGAAGGACTACATCAATGTGAAGGGCTGCGTGCCGCAGTTTGAGAAGTGGCTGCAGGACAACCTCACCTTGGTGGCTGGGATCTTTATTGGAGTTGCACTACTGCAG ATTTTTGGGATTTGTTTGGCCCAAAACTTAGTGAGTGACATCGAAGCTGTGCAGGCGAGCTG GGtgccccctcctctctccatgCGTCGCCTCCCACCACACTCCAGCAAGAAAGCATCGGCTTACTACTCatga